A genomic segment from Eremothecium gossypii ATCC 10895 chromosome III, complete sequence encodes:
- the CDC16 gene encoding anaphase promoting complex subunit CDC16 (Syntenic homolog of Saccharomyces cerevisiae YKL022C (CDC16)), protein MSTGNTPSQHESTLAISPFVTNRGRSQQEQRRVMMPSTGEDSLGPSGMADSGTHTPRNSVVHSPLVQKTQLGTPYMAEGAATGGLLGSMSKTALFGPAVPSTLRKVSNVREYRRPGDSDGEGGEGYGVDLAELSAAEKLRLWRHDALMQHHYRTAEYIGDKVYSMTRDPNDAFWLAQVYYNMGQYIRAVELLSRDGLDASSVMCRYLTALCLVKMEKYDDALDIVGEVNPFKDDSAEHVRNLDGGIKLESSLCYLRGEIYSAQNNLDLAKECFKEAVCVDVKNFEAFDRLISNNMLTPDEETEFIARLDFTDLDDNQELIRCLYSTKLSKYGDLTKLKAAHRFLLDEYHLEDNKDVQTTEIELLIFQGKYLECLELCEKVLEQDEFNFDVLPTYVQCLYELGGKNKLFLVSHKLAESFPKSSVTWFAVGTYYFSINNITEARKYFSKASVLDPNFGYAWLGFAHTYAVEGEHEQALSAYSTAARFFPGTHLPHLYLGMQYSRMDTLTLAEEYFMMAYDICPTDPLLLNELGVVYFKKMDYPRAKKFFKRACEAINMQQSDASSVAISTYLNLGHTYRKLDEDERALHCFKTVLERWKPSANVWCALATVYLKMKKLQKAIDALHSVLAMEPNHQTGQQLLKIALDVNVHLPLDNGHPLMVSAKISENMKMSSNDKKRSLGNIDPVVIAKRLKQGSTSSDEGDSMDIE, encoded by the coding sequence ATGTCTACAGGTAATACTCCATCGCAACATGAATCGACTTTGGCGATATCGCCGTTTGTGACGAACCGGGGCAGATcgcagcaggagcagcgTCGAGTGATGATGCCTAGCACGGGCGAAGACAGTCTGGGGCCATCAGGGATGGCAGACAGTGGGACACACACGCCGCGCAACAGCGTCGTGCACAGCCCGCTGGTGCAGAAGACGCAGCTGGGTACGCCGTACATGGCGGAGGGTGCGGCGACGGGCGGGCTACTGGGGTCGATGTCCAAAACCGCGCTGTTCGGGCCGGCGGTGCCGTCGACGCTGCGCAAGGTGAGCAACGTGCGGGAGTACCGGCGGCCGGGGGACAGCGACGGCGAGGGCGGGGAGGGGTACGGCGTGGACTTGGCGGAGCTGTCCGCGGCGGAGAAGCTCCGGCTTTGGCGGCACGACGCGCTTATGCAGCACCACTACCGTACGGCCGAGTATATCGGCGACAAGGTGTACTCGATGACGCGGGACCCCAACGACGCGTTCTGGCTTGCGCAGGTGTACTACAACATGGGGCAGTACATCCGCGCGGTGGAGTTGCTTTCGCGCGACGGGCTAGACGCATCCAGCGTGATGTGTCGATACCTCACGGCGCTGTGTCTTGTGAAGATGGAGAAGTACGACGACGCGCTAGACATTGTCGGCGAGGTGAATCCGTTCAAGGACGACTCTGCGGAGCATGTGCGCAACCTCGACGGCGGAATCAAGTTGGAGTCGTCGCTTTGCTACTTGCGGGGCGAGATCTATTCGGCACAGAACAACCTTGATCTGGCAAAGGAATGCTTCAAGGAGGCTGTGTGTGTGGACGTGAAGAATTTCGAAGCCTTCGACCGCCTAATATCCAACAATATGCTCACGCCCGATGAGGAGACGGAGTTTATCGCCAGGTTGGACTTCACCGACTTGGACGACAACCAGGAGTTGATACGGTGTCTCTACAGCACGAAGCTATCGAAGTACGGCGATCTCACGAAGTTGAAGGCGGCGCATCGGTTCTTGCTGGACGAATATCATTTGGAGGACAACAAGGACGTCCAAACCACGGAAATCGAGCTACTCATATTCCAGGGCAAGTACCTGGAGTGCTTGGAGCTCTGCGAAAAGGTGTTGGAGCAGGACGAGTTCAACTTTGACGTCCTTCCGACGTACGTGCAGTGTCTATACGAACTCGGAGGCAAAAATAAGCTCTTCTTGGTGTCACACAAGTTGGCAGAGAGTTTTCCAAAAAGCTCGGTTACATGGTTTGCGGTAGGCACCTACTACTTCTCCATCAACAACATCACCGAAGCCCGGAAGTATTTTTCAAAAGCATCCGTCCTAGATCCAAACTTCGGTTACGCATGGTTGGGGTTTGCCCACACCTACGCTGTAGAGGGCGAGCATGAGCAGGCCTTATCCGCGTACTCTACGGCTGCACGTTTCTTCCCGGGAACGCACTTACCGCATTTGTACTTGGGGATGCAGTACTCTCGTATGGACACGTTGACCCTCGCTGAGGAGTACTTTATGATGGCGTACGATATATGTCCGACCGACCCGCTCCTCTTGAACGAACTTGGTGTTGTCTATTTCAAGAAGATGGACTATCCGAGGGCGAAGAAGTTCTTCAAGCGTGCCTGCGAGGCAATCAATATGCAGCAATCGGACGCCTCGTCTGTTGCAATATCGACGTACCTAAATCTAGGGCACACATACCGAAAACTTGACGAGGATGAGCGGGCTTTGCATTGCTTTAAAACAGTTTTAGAGCGCTGGAAACCGTCTGCCAACGTGTGGTGCGCTCTGGCGACGGTTTATTTAAAAATGAAAAAACTACAGAAGGCCATTGACGCCTTGCATTCGGTGCTGGCTATGGAGCCCAACCACCAGACGGGTCAGCAGTTGCTAAAAATAGCATTGGACGTTAACGTTCACCTGCCGTTGGACAACGGTCATCCGTTGATGGTTAGCGCCAAAATTAGCGAAAATATGAAGATGAGCTCCAACGATAAAAAGCGCTCCCTGGGGAACATCGATCCAGTGGTAATAGCAAAGCGCTTGAAGCAGGGCAGTACGTCATCTGATGAGGGTGATTCCATGGATATAGAGTAG
- a CDS encoding ACR169Cp (Syntenic homolog of Saccharomyces cerevisiae YKL023W), with translation MDIENSRLLEFLLTDEACGSPDKGHKVLRARQQVPSSYSRPPKRLSSLRIQNLKTPRKDTRNDEYIKKDLESIILLRGTSNVGTLKVGKSPVEPVRKPRPSSGAEVNGGDAGHPSGPSSKRKKSKQKGASKKDKSAPELPQTTPKAAPEAAGRKRPRPRMPRKRTASKRAGDSGGQASTEAGAPK, from the coding sequence ATGGATATCGAAAATTCAAGACTACTCGAGTTCTTGTTAACCGACGAGGCCTGTGGCAGCCCCGACAAGGGTCACAAGGTGCTGCGGGCGAGGCAACAAGTCCCCAGTAGCTATTCCAGGCCGCCGAAGCGGCTCTCGTCTTTGCGCATACAAAACCTGAAGACACCCAGGAAGGACACCAGAAACGACGAATACATCAAAAAGGACCTGGAATCCATCATATTGCTGAGGGGCACGTCGAACGTGGGCACGTTGAAGGTGGGCAAGTCGCCGGTCGAGCCGGTGAGAAAGCCCCGCCCGTCCAGCGGTGCCGAAGTGAATGGGGGTGATGCGGGGCACCCCAGTGGTCCTTCTTCGAAACGAAAGAAATCCAAGCAGAAGGGCGCCAGCAAGAAGGACAAAAGCGCCCCCGAGCTCCCCCAAACCACCCCCAAAGCCGCACCCGAAGCTGCCGGGCGCAagcgcccgcgcccgcgcaTGCCGCGCAAGCGGACTGCGTCCAAGCGTGCTGGCGACAGCGGCGGGCAGGCCAGCACAGAGGCCGGCGCGCCGAAGTAG
- the URA6 gene encoding bifunctional uridylate/adenylate kinase (Syntenic homolog of Saccharomyces cerevisiae YKL024C (URA6)), with translation MLRAMGQHCGAVAAAARARAAPAALRMPALARSASCRPYSAPAAGGSPKPRGGRGKLVVLLGALAAGTTLYSIMYQKAPPRELREAEDESARPLPADASVVFVLGGPGSGKGTQCSRLVERMQFVHVGAGDLLRDEQNRPGSQYGELIKHHIKEGLIVPQEVTVALLRRAIEEHYRAGRRKFLVDGFPRKMDQAFTFEKTVVPSKFVLFFDCPERVMLERLLTRGQTSGRSDDNIESIKKRFRTYVETSMPVVEHFAQQDKVVRLSCDQPVEEVYKQVEAAVKERLGPH, from the coding sequence ATGTTGAGGGCTATGGGACAGCATTGTGGCGCAGtggccgcggccgcgcgcgcgcgcgcggcgcctgcggcgctGCGGATGCCAGCGCTGGCGAGATCTGCGAGCTGTAGGCCTTACtcggcgcccgcggccgGCGGATCGCCGAAGCCGCGTGGCGGGCGCGGCAAGCTGGTCGTGCTGCTcggcgcgctggcggcggggACCACGCTGTACTCGATTATGTACCAGAaggcgccgccgcgggagctgcgggaggccgaggacgagtccgcgcggccgctgcCCGCGGACGCGTCCGTAGTGTTCGTGCTAGGCGGGCCGGGCTCCGGCAAGGGCACGCAGTGCTCGCGCCTGGTCGAACGCATGCAATTTGTGCACGTCGGCGCGGGcgacctgctgcgcgacgaGCAGAACCGGCCGGGCTCGCAGTACGGCGAGCTGATCAAGCATCACATCAAGGAGGGACTGATCGTGCCGCAGGAGGTGACCgtggcgctgctgcgccgcgcgATCGAGGAGCACTACCGCGCTGGCCGGCGCAAGTTCCTGGTCGACGGCTTCCCGCGCAAGATGGATCAGGCCTTCACCTTCGAGAAAACCGTGGTGCCCAGCAAGTTCGTGCTGTTCTTCGACTGCCCGGAGCGCGTGATGCTGGAGCGCCTGCTGACGCGCGGCCAGACGAGCGGCCGCAGCGACGACAACATCGAGTCCATCAAGAAGCGCTTCCGCACCTACGTCGAGACGAGCATGCCGGTGGTGGAGCACTTCGCCCAGCAGGACAAGGTCGTCCGGCTCAGCTGCGACCAGCCTGTTGAGGAGGTCTACAAGCAGGTGGAGGCTGCCGTCAAGGAGAGACTCGGGCCTCACTAG
- a CDS encoding SDR family oxidoreductase (Syntenic homolog of Saccharomyces cerevisiae YIR035C and YIR036C (IRC24) (IRC24) (IRC24) (IRC24) (IRC24); 1-intron; Tandem gene duplication in Saccharomyces cerevisiae) has product MPRLIIVTGVSRGIGRSVVEKVCRQPDTVVLGVARSEAALQELRATYGEQFEYVVGDVASEDAQDALVARATAYGRIDAVVANAGVLEPVQDVNHIDVAAWRRLYEVNFFSVVGLVGRALPLLKKAGGSVVFVSSGASTKAYSAWGAYGSSKAALNHFAMTLAAEEPAVRAVAVAPGVVDTQMQNDIRDKFGHRMAPEALRRFTELKKNSELLDPQIPATIFANLALRGIPDCANGKYLRYNDDILAAYAK; this is encoded by the exons ATGCCTAGATTGATTATTGTGACCGGGGTATCTCGGGGGATAGGGCGCTCAGTGGTGGAGAAGGTGTGCAGGCAGCCGGACACTGTGGTGCTGGGTGTGGCGCGGTCCGAGGCGgcgctgcaggagctgaGAGCAACGTACGGCGAGCAGTTCGAGTACGTGGTGGGGGACGTGGCGTCCGAGGACGCGCAGGACGCGCTGGTGGCGCGAGCGACGGCGTACGGGCGCATAGACGCGGTGGTGGCGAACGCAGGGGTGCTGGAGCCCGTGCAGGACGTCAACCACATCGACGTGGCGGCGTGGCGGCGGCTGTACGAGGTGAACTTCTTCAGCGTGGTGGGCCTGGTGGGCCGGGCGCTGCCGTTGCTCAAGAAGGCGGGCGGCAGTGTGGTGTTCGTGAGCTCGGGCGCGAGCACGAAGGCATAT TCCGCGTGGGGCGCGTACGGCTCGTCGAAGGCCGCGCTGAACCACTTTGCGATGACGCTGGCCGCGGAAGAGCCTGCGGTGCGCGCGGTCGCCGTGGCGCCGGGCGTGGTCGACACGCAGATGCAGAACGACATCCGCGACAAGTTCGGCCATCGCATGGCGCCGGAGGCACTGCGCCGCTTCACGGAGCTCAAGAAGAACagcgagctgctggaccCGCAGATCCCGGCCACCATCTTCGCCAACCTGGCGCTGAGAGGCATCCCGGACTGCGCGAACGGCAAATACCTCCGCTACAACGACGACATCCTCGCTGCCTACGCCAAGTAG
- the PAN3 gene encoding PAN-complex poly(A)-binding subunit PAN3 (Syntenic homolog of Saccharomyces cerevisiae YKL025C (PAN3)): MMMNKSKTDWAKDTPCKNITIYGYCKYENDGCIFNHGKPLSTSSNTGGAAAGSAEDSAASGGVTVGNTGKSTFNAKTATSFTPSVAIPDFNNIPSFTPERIVSSPAGDGATAFTPSFNPYGSDSFNPSANVSGPGSAVFAAASGNAGASATAAPRSQSVHVGTGGYLPLAGTAFPTVYPPSHSILQYHLYAPDPPPHLQVPLKANERTPETLFIPNNLREHLLKRNLSALQVFPSDGNLPDIVGDYFGLVPLEFHNRQTGKGRYLGHQNSLYKVFSNFDGKVYIIRRIHDVKTTDVGQISLPFRKWQKVSCPNVVKVKDAFTTLAFGDSSLCVVHDYYPQSNSLYETHVANYTVVPVTQKYLWSYLVQLSNALNEVHRHGLSMNNISLDKVIVTGDPGRIKVGDSAVHDILAFDEGRDIAKEQQADYSAVGALLMDLAQRMLGTRDQPLDSMDIDPLFKRVLAYLLSDEKKTIAEFTALFSHKMLDIISSSQTYSEYIEQHLSRELENGRLFRLMCKLNFIFGRMESSMDIHWSEAGDKFPIILFYDYVFHQVDENGKSVMDLTHVLRCLNKLDTGVSEKIILVTPDEMNCIIISYKELKDSIDSTFRSMTQ; the protein is encoded by the coding sequence ATGATGATGAACAAGTCCAAGACCGACTGGGCCAAAGACACGCCCTGCAAAAACATCACGATATATGGGTACTGCAAGTACGAAAACGATGGCTGCATCTTCAACCACGGGAAGCCGTTGTCGACGTCGTCGAACACCgggggcgcggcggcggggtCTGCGGAGGACTCCGCGGCGTCCGGGGGCGTGACGGTAGGCAACACGGGCAAGTCGACGTTCAATGCCAAGACGGCGACGAGCTTCACGCCGTCGGTGGCCATCCCCGACTTCAACAACATCCCGAGCTTCACGCCGGAGCGCATAGTGTCGTCACCGGCGGGAGACGGGGCGACGGCGTTCACACCGAGCTTCAACCCCTACGGGTCGGACAGCTTCAATCCGTCGGCGAATGTGTCGGGGCCGGGGTCTGCGGTGTTCGCCGCGGCGTCCGGCAACGCGGGCGCGTCGGCGacagcggcgccgcggtCGCAGTCGGTGCACGTCGGGACGGGCGGCTACCTGCCGCTGGCTGGCACGGCGTTCCCCACGGTGTACCCGCCTTCGCACTCGATCCTGCAGTACCACCTGTACGCGCCGGacccgccgccgcacctGCAGGTGCCGTTGAAGGCGAACGAGCGGACGCCTGAAACGCTGTTCATCCCGAACAACCTGCGGGAGCACCTGCTGAAGCGGAACCTGTCTGCGCTGCAGGTGTTTCCGTCGGACGGGAACCTGCCCGACATCGTGGGCGACTACTTCGGGCTGGTGCCGCTGGAGTTCCACAACCGGCAGACCGGGAAGGGCCGCTACCTGGGGCACCAAAACTCTCTGTACAAGGTGTTCTCTAACTTCGACGGGAAGGTGTACATCATCCGGCGCATCCACGATGTGAAGACGACCGACGTTGGGCAGATTTCGCTGCCGTTCCGCAAGTGGCAGAAGGTGAGCTGTCCCAACGTCGTGAAGGTGAAGGACGCCTTCACCACGCTCGCGTTCGGCGACTCGTCGCTCTGCGTGGTGCACGACTACTACCCCCAGTCGAACTCTCTGTACGAGACACACGTTGCCAATTATACTGTCGTGCCGGTTACCCAGAAGTACTTGTGGAGCTATCTCGTGCAGCTCTCGAACGCGCTTAACGAGGTCCACCGCCACGGCTTGTCGATGAACAACATAAGCCTGGACAAGGTCATAGTCACCGGCGACCCCGGGCGCATCAAGGTCGGGGACTCCGCCGTGCACGACATCCTGGCGTTCGACGAGGGCCGGGACATCGCCAAGGAACAGCAGGCCGACTACAGCGCTGTCGGCGCGCTGCTCATGGACCTAGCCCAGCGCATGCTGGGCACGAGGGACCAGCCGCTGGATAGCATGGACATCGACCCGCTGTTCAAGCGGGTGCTGGCGTACCTTTTGTCGGACGAGAAGAAGACGATTGCGGAGTTCACCGCCCTGTTCAGCCACAAGATGCTAGACATAATCAGTTCGTCGCAGACCTACTCGGAGTACATCGAGCAGCACTTGTCGCGGGAGTTAGAGAATGGCAGGCTCTTCAGGCTCATGTGCAAGCTAAATTTCATCTTTGGTAGGATGGAATCCAGCATGGACATCCACTGGTCTGAGGCGGGGGACAAGTTCCCCATCATTCTGTTCTACGATTACGTGTTCCACCAGGTGGACGAGAACGGCAAATCCGTGATGGACCTCACCCACGTACTCCGGTGCCTGAACAAACTCGACACCGGCGTATCTGAAAAGATAATCTTGGTGACACCGGACGAGATGAACTGCATTATCATTAGCTACAAGGAGCTGAAGGATTCTATCGACTCGACATTTAGATCAATGACACAATAG
- the EMC2 gene encoding Emc2p (Syntenic homolog of Saccharomyces cerevisiae YJR088C (EMC2)), protein MQLMRERLLELYNTKQYVVLPPDETVKLQREVTASLNSADPGLNDVDRMALMEMNFYLLVYIGEEIEADVLYRTLVGRIGENSPRMHLMKATLLQVTEGDPAAAKYLKNLLEKQLEYDTDSVDYLQVGKKLIALERPALSTELWMKKLLSLLEKFPLDAELWWTLAMEYYKLGQFDQAIYCFEEVLLISPLAYSAFAQLAEVLYCKAMREKPVSTDVLQEALENALRAVELSSNCLKGWSFVGKISSVLEKPRLLSLALTKLREIESSSNKQHSKTAKYILKSLE, encoded by the coding sequence ATGCAGCTTATGCGGGAGCGGCTGTTGGAGCTTTACAATACCAAGCAATATGTGGTGCTGCCCCCAGATGAGACAGTAAAACTGCAGCGAGAGGTGACGGCGAGCCTGAACTCAGCAGATCCAGGACTCAACGACGTTGACCGCATGGCCCTAATGGAGATGAACTTCTATTTGTTGGTGTACATTGGCGAAGAAATAGAAGCAGACGTGCTCTACCGCACACTTGTTGGACGTATAGGTGAGAACTCGCCCCGGATGCACCTCATGAAGGCTACGTTACTGCAGGTTACAGAAGGTGATCCCGCTGCCGCGAAGTACCTGAAGAACCTGCTTGAAAAGCAGCTTGAATACGATACAGATTCCGTGGATTACCTGCAGGTGGGCAAGAAGCTAATTGCGCTGGAACGGCCCGCGTTGTCCACCGAGCTGTGGATGAAAAAGCTGCTGTCGCTGCTAGAGAAGTTTCCACTGGACGCCGAACTATGGTGGACCCTTGCCATGGAATACTACAAGCTGGGGCAGTTTGACCAGGCCATTTACTGCTTTGAAGAAGTTTTGTTAATCTCGCCGTTGGCGTACTCTGCGTTTGCACAACTGGCGGAGGTGCTTTACTGTAAAGCTATGCGCGAAAAGCCCGTGTCTACGGATGTGCTGCAAGAggcccttgaaaatgcGCTGCGGGCGGTCGAACTCTCCTCGAACTGCCTGAAGGGGTGGTCCTTTGTCGGGAAGATCAGCTCGGTACTGGAGAAACCAAGGCTACTGTCCCTTGCCTTGACGAAGTTACGCGAAATCGaaagcagcagcaacaagCAACATAGCAAGACCGCTAAATACATTCTCAAGTCATTGGAATAA
- the TIP41 gene encoding Tip41p (Syntenic homolog of Saccharomyces cerevisiae YPR040W (TIP41)), which produces MKRTDQGRGIRAIEVNGARELHYKTVQARRPPSARETVTKTATEGPSMPSFALPKDARSTASTASTASTASTASTARRPEVERHEAAVVDGRHRCNNPNNPPCAQCGSVIIPAPKATLPLEDTPSISILDWTVSTRKKPILNSQELDEWDALLAGLTLPEMIFGNSFVRVENKKQNWALEFNALDALRQVELTDCGIRVSYAHKWIHSKREKQKESQELEDTSLNISHQYDWTYTTLYQGTIDGRAMVRDDSVELPLAKLSRPDPILFYDDMILFEDELADNGISILNVKVRVMNECMLILSRFFLRVDDVLFRIVDTRVYVEFDSNRVIREFKQYESDYKSVFAKLRSTQGHDPKAGMRDSNWVVQNLKLLTRECHVLQL; this is translated from the coding sequence ATGAAACGTACCGATCAGGGCCGAGGTATACGCGCTATTGAGGTCAATGGTGCACGTGAGTTGCACTACAAGACGGTACAGGCGCGGCGCCCACCGTCGGCGAGGGAGACTGTGACAAAGACCGCGACTGAGGGCCCTTCAATGCCGTCTTTTGCGTTACCAAAGGATGCGAGAAGCACGGCAAGCACGGCAAGCACGGCAAGCACGGCAAGCACGGCAAGCACGGCGAGAAGGCCAGAGGTGGAAAGGCACGAGGCAGCAGTAGTGGATGGTCGACACAGGTGCAACAATCCCAACAACCCGCCGTGCGCGCAGTGCGGGTCTGTCATAATCCCGGCACCCAAGGCGACGCTGCCGCTCGAGGACACGCCCTCGATCTCCATCCTAGACTGGACGGTGTCTACGCGCAAGAAGCCGATCCTGAATTCGCAGGAATTGGACGAGTGGGACGCGCTTCTGGCCGGGTTAACGCTGCCCGAGATGATATTCGGCAACAGTTTTGTACGCGTCGAGAATAAGAAACAAAACTGGGCTCTCGAGTTCAACGCGCTGGATGCTCTCAGGCAGGTGGAGCTGACGGATTGCGGGATTCGAGTCTCGTATGCGCACAAATGGATCCACAGCAAACGAGAGAAGCAGAAGGAAAGccaggagctggaggatACCTCCCTAAACATATCCCACCAGTACGACTGGACGTACACGACGCTCTACCAGGGCACCATAGATGGCAGGGCGATGGTCAGAGACGACAGCGTGGAGCTGCCTCTGGCGAAGCTTTCGAGGCCGGACCCCATTCTTTTCTACGACGACATGATTTTATTTGAGGACGAACTAGCGGACAATGGCATTAGCATTCTGAATGTTAAGGTGAGAGTGATGAACGAGTGTATGCTGATTTTGAGTCGTTTCTTCCTGCGTGTGGACGATGTCCTCTTCAGGATAGTCGATACGCGCGTGTATGTTGAGTTCGACTCTAACCGCGTCATTCGCGAATTCAAGCAGTATGAGAGCGACTACAAGTCGGTCTTCGCTAAATTGAGGTCAACACAGGGCCACGACCCCAAGGCTGGGATGCGGGACAGCAATTGGGTAGTCCAGAACCTGAAGTTGCTTACAAGGGAATGCCATGTACTACAGCTATAG
- the ERV2 gene encoding flavin-linked sulfhydryl oxidase (Syntenic homolog of Saccharomyces cerevisiae YPR037C (ERV2)): protein MKLHRQKVLSIVAAAAIVGLWYMFFGQQLSNRETYDPDVVPQQEGRTPAAVRAAADKNQAPMIKGSIMPGMPDPTAKQELGRATWKLFHTMLARFPDEPSEQEREKLHTFLHLLAELYPCGECSVHFVSWLKKLPPQTSSRSAAATWGCSIHNKVNLYLGKPAYDCSKILEDYDCGCGDDAAAGSLKVSVHTERPQGG, encoded by the coding sequence ATGAAGCTACATAGACAAAAGGTGCTAAGTATTGTGGCCGCTGCTGCCATTGTTGGCCTGTGGTACATGTTTTTTGGTCAGCAGCTCTCGAACCGAGAAACATACGACCCAGATGTCGTCCCGCAGCAGGAGGGTAGGACCCCGGCAGCCGTGAGGGCTGCAGCGGACAAGAATCAGGCGCCCATGATAAAGGGTAGCATCATGCCAGGAATGCCAGACCCCACCGCGAAGCAGGAGCTGGGCAGGGCGACGTGGAAGCTGTTCCACACGATGCTTGCGCGGTTCCCAGATGAGCCATCGGAGCAGGAGCGGGAAAAATTGCATACCTTCCTACACCTGTTGGCAGAGCTGTACCCATGTGGCGAGTGCTCTGTGCATTTTGTGAGCTGGTTGAAGAAGCTGCCTCCGCAGACGTCCAGCAGGTCTGCCGCGGCCACGTGGGGGTGCTCGATTCACAACAAGGTAAACCTGTACCTAGGTAAGCCCGCATACGATTGCTCGAAGATACTCGAGGACTACGactgcggctgcggcgacgacgcggcggcgggcagTCTGAAGGTCTCCGTGCACACAGAGCGGCCGCAGGGCGGATAG
- the STE18 gene encoding Ste18p (Syntenic homolog of Saccharomyces cerevisiae YJR086W (STE18)), with protein MATGCTQHLYRRRGAQKVLETFAQTKRFRTMAEQRLPPKIQYLKLKRTEELNNKLKKELARERITASNACLSIIDYTSTNKDYAVPEVWGYMKPGENHFRASAKQARPRGGHEGSCCCIM; from the coding sequence ATGGCCACGGGCTGCACGCAGCATTTATATAGACGACGGGGCGCTCAGAAGGTGCTCGAGACATTCGCTCAAACAAAGCGATTCAGAACGATGGCGGAGCAGCGGCTCCCCCCCAAGATACAGTACTTGAAGCTGAAGCGGACCGAGGAACTGAATAACAAGCTGAAGAAGGAGCTGGCCCGCGAGAGGATTACCGCATCCAATGCATGCCTGAGCATCATAGACTACACGTCCACGAACAAAGACTACGCCGTGCCAGAGGTCTGGGGATATATGAAGCCGGGCGAGAACCATTTCCGTGCGTCTGCCAAGCAGGCGCGACCCCGAGGTGGCCACGAAGGTTCCTGTTGCTGCATTATGTAG
- the TMH11 gene encoding Tmh11p (Syntenic homolog of Saccharomyces cerevisiae YJR085C) has protein sequence MHIVFGKTVFPTAPPTTTAMEHPSFTLAALTVIGGSMGYWRKGSVPSLAAGLVFGSTYAVAGYLLRKNAEGGLELALGASSVMLLTGLIRGVPSRFAKPVPLVLTALGGFGTAYYYGKYREFYP, from the coding sequence ATGCACATCGTCTTCGGCAAAACAGTTTTCCCCACAGCACCACCCACCACCACCGCAATGGAACATCCCTCTTTCACTCTCGCCGCGCTCACCGTCATCGGTGGCTCGATGGGCTACTGGCGTAAAGGGTCTGTGCCCTCGCTGGCTGCAGGTCTCGTTTTTGGTAGCACCTACGCTGTAGCAGGGTACTTGCTCCGGAAGAACGCAGAGGGCGGCCTCGAGCTCGCCCTTGGCGCGAGCTCCGTGATGCTGTTGACCGGCCTCATCAGAGGCGTGCCATCGCGTTTCGCCAAACCCGTCCCGCTGGTGCTCACCGCCCTCGGCGGCTTCGGCACAGCCTACTACTACGGGAAGTACCGCGAGTTCTACCCATAG
- the SPO24 gene encoding Spo24p (Syntenic homolog of Saccharomyces cerevisiae YPR036W-A) encodes MVYKHGQALQHGQLLERPTMAFLVLTSDATEPFVIPSLSPTSRTGSVSEPLPPRLLSPAPGVAAI; translated from the coding sequence ATGGTATATAAGCACGGGCAGGCTCTACAACACGGCCAGCTTTTGGAGAGACCGACCATGGCTTTCCTAGTTTTAACCTCAGATGCAACGGAACCGTTTGTGATTCCCTCGCTTTCGCCCACCTCGCGCACCGGCAGCGTAAGCGAGCCTCTGCCGCCACGGCTGCTGTCGCCAGCGCCGGGCGTAGCGGCTATATAA